One Spinacia oleracea cultivar Varoflay chromosome 4, BTI_SOV_V1, whole genome shotgun sequence DNA segment encodes these proteins:
- the LOC110798260 gene encoding protein NOI4 → MPPKASNNAGNRSLPKFGEWDVNNPQSAEGFTVIFNTARDQKKNDRSNSGNSAGGNQRPNQNNQGNQRQHHKQNDQQHNSTKKKWLSCLFGK, encoded by the exons ATGCCGCCG AAAGCAAGCAATAATGCAGGTAATCGATCCTTGCCAAAATTTGGAGAATGGGATGTGAATAACCCCCAATCAGCTGAAGGTTTCACAGTAATCTTCAACACAGCCagagatcaaaagaaaaatgataggTCTAACAGTGGCAACTCGGCCGGCGGTAACCAGAGACCTAATCAGAACAACCAAGGCAACCAACGGCAACACCATAAACAGAATGATCAACAACATAATTCG aCGAAGAAGAAATGGTTAAGTTGTTTATTTGGTAAATAG
- the LOC110798257 gene encoding zinc finger CCCH domain-containing protein 67 translates to MGTCEEISSSIETQDEIKLGISSSGTHCWDEQLTEEEEALAQQFESVVLQGNGVDVKIEGGEEEEEKLHLYPLRPYAVDCPFYLKTGTCKFGPNCRFNHPPEKGFKIVLDQEEGIEVSNGAFVDPGKIDCKYFRTPGGCKYGDGCRYNHSAQKVEREGPELNFLGLPVRPSEQECTFYLRTGSCGYGINCRFHHPDPTAMKEPESKNSLANGVYARGGNNFPGMFVGEPLQSSGVSRGIPDLANGLSSMNGLPYAGINTYHQSMPQNAGWNQDQVNLSMSAKKTPLPHQIVNFSKKTDPTTHYEQVMQSEEFPVRPGQPDCDYFMKTGDCKYRSACRYNHPVSRDSKLRLPLLSSKRPYSKSKNPELPDSFAGNPRKSGASSHQQQQLQNEQYPERPGQPECEFFMKTGNCKFKSACRYHHPRDRISTSSPSSLNESGLPLRPGSKICRNYELQGTCKYGRNCLFHHPDISSSKSSVVPPAPVADQDHSSSNVVVATDLEFSAGNVDSDWGDGWAM, encoded by the exons atggGAACCTGTGAAGAAATCAGTTCATCTATTGAAACCCAGGATGAAATTAAGTTGGGGATTTCATCAAGTGGGACCCACTGTTGGGATGAACAACTTACGGAAGAGGAAGAAGCTCTTGCTCAACAGTTTGAGAGTGTAGTTTTGCAAGGCAATGGTGTTGATGTGAAGATTGAGGgtggagaagaagaagaggagaaatTACATCTTTACCCTTTGAGGCCTTATGCTGTGGATTGCCCCTTTTATCTCAAGACGGGTACTTGCAAATTTGGACCAAACTGTAGATTTAATCACCCCCCTGAGAAGGGTTTTAAG ATTGTTCTGGACCAGGAGGAAGGAATTGAGGTGAGCAATGGAGCATTTGTTGATCCTGGGAAGATTGATTGCAAG TATTTCCGGACACCAGGAGGATGCAAATATGGAGATGGATGCAGATATAATCACTCTGCACAGAAAGTTGAGAGAGAAGGTCCAGAGCTTAACTTTCTAGGTTTACCAGTAAGACCG TCGGAGCAAGAGTGCACCTTTTACTTGCGTACCGGCTCCTGTGGCTATGGAATTAATTGCAGGTTCCACCATCCTGATCCTACTGCTATGAAAGAACCTGAATCCAAAAACTCATTAGCTAATGGTGTGTATGCAAGAGGTGGCAACAATTTTCCTGGAATGTTTGTTGGTGAGCCATTGCAGTCCTCTGGAGTATCACGGGGTATTCCAGACTTGGCAAATGGCCTAAGTTCGATGAATGGTTTACCTTATGCTGGGATCAACACTTATCACCAATCAATGCCCCAAAATGCTGGTTGGAACCAAGATCAG GTCAACCTTTCTATGTCAGCAAAAAAGACACCTCTTCCACATCAAATTGTAAACTTTTCAAAGAAAACTGATCCTACAACACATTATGAACAAGTAATGCAGTCGGAAGAGTTTCCTGTACGACCTGGGCAACCTGATTGTGATTATTTCATGAAAACTGGAGACTGCAAATACAGATCTGCTTGCAGGTATAACCATCCAGTAAGTCGAGACTCTAAGCTGCGTCTGCCGCTGCTTTCCTCCAAACGCCCCTATTCCAAATCT AAAAATCCCGAGCTTCCTGATTCATTTGCCGGCAATCCAAGGAAAAGTGGAGCATCGTCTCATCAACAGCAGCAACTGCAGAATGAACAGTACCCAGAACGGCCTGGACAACCAGAGTGCGAATTCTTCATGAAAACTGGCAATTGTAAATTTAAATCTGCATGTAGATACCACCATCCGAGGGACCGAATTTCTACATCTTCACCAAGTTCTCTCAATGAATCGGGACTTCCTCTAAGACCT GGTAGCAAAATCTGCCGGAACTATGAGCTACAAGGTACATGCAAATATGGTCGAAATTGTCTGTTTCATCATCCTGATATCAGCTCATCAAAAAGTTCAGTTGTTCCACCTGCTCCTGTTGCTGATCAAGATCACAGTTCATCTAATGTTGTAGTCGCCACGGATTTGGAATTTTCTGCTGGCAATGTGGACTCAGATTGGGGTGATGGCTGGGCAATGTAA